From a region of the Tenggerimyces flavus genome:
- a CDS encoding FAD-binding oxidoreductase produces MTNERGSDRRTVLRLAALAGVAVTTGCGTGGNGATPLPSKTPSIARNPQGPTPTPVRPSASPPTFSPSPVPAPTATAPPTPIATARATAPAAADWNALSKGLRGDLLRSGPAYDTGRTLFNPRYDNVKPAAVVRCAEPADVAESIAFARRFGLPIVSRSGGHSYVGASTRAGGMVLDVRPMADITVGSGTARIGAGAQLESVYSILGARGRVVPGGTCPTVGIAGLALGGGEGLATRKFGLTCDAIQSLQLVTADGKIRTVDANHDPELYWACRGGGGGTFGVVTAFQMKTFPSPTFSSFRATWSWSNAGAVLRGWQNRMRAVGDNVWANLHLQTTSGGSRSAVVFGVTYDNDPNDQLAKLVAAVGKDPSGTSIRRNRKLGPLGGSDRVTFFAGSDVLKAPIPAAGIDAVLAVVNRAVAAKLQADAIFDPLGGAAGRVGADATAFPWRSAFATIQWYAERGRTTTAAAEKWVSDSHASVRASSAGAYVNYLEPSRPGAHPYFGTHLKRLRAVKAKYDPGNVFRPGYVL; encoded by the coding sequence GTGACGAACGAACGGGGATCCGACCGCAGGACCGTGCTGCGCCTCGCGGCGCTCGCAGGGGTGGCGGTCACGACGGGCTGCGGCACCGGCGGCAACGGCGCGACGCCACTGCCCTCGAAGACACCGAGCATCGCGCGGAACCCGCAGGGTCCGACACCTACGCCGGTGCGGCCCAGCGCCAGCCCACCGACGTTCTCGCCGTCGCCGGTTCCCGCGCCGACGGCGACCGCTCCGCCCACCCCGATCGCGACGGCCCGTGCGACCGCACCCGCGGCGGCGGACTGGAACGCGTTGTCCAAGGGGCTGCGCGGCGACCTGCTGCGTTCCGGCCCGGCGTACGACACCGGCCGCACGCTGTTCAACCCGCGCTACGACAACGTCAAGCCAGCAGCCGTCGTCCGCTGCGCCGAGCCCGCCGACGTCGCCGAGTCGATCGCGTTCGCACGCAGGTTCGGCCTCCCGATCGTCTCGCGCAGCGGCGGTCATTCCTACGTCGGTGCGTCGACGCGGGCGGGCGGGATGGTGCTCGACGTGCGTCCGATGGCCGACATCACCGTCGGGTCGGGCACAGCACGGATCGGCGCCGGCGCACAACTCGAGTCGGTCTACTCCATCCTCGGTGCGCGCGGCCGCGTCGTGCCGGGAGGGACGTGCCCCACAGTCGGCATCGCGGGGCTCGCGCTCGGCGGCGGTGAGGGGCTGGCCACCCGCAAGTTCGGCTTGACGTGCGACGCGATCCAGTCGCTGCAGCTCGTCACCGCGGACGGGAAGATCCGCACGGTCGACGCAAACCACGATCCCGAGCTGTACTGGGCCTGCCGCGGTGGTGGCGGCGGCACGTTCGGCGTGGTGACCGCCTTTCAGATGAAGACGTTCCCGTCGCCGACGTTCTCCTCGTTCCGCGCGACCTGGTCATGGTCCAACGCAGGCGCGGTGCTGCGTGGTTGGCAGAACAGGATGCGCGCGGTCGGCGACAACGTCTGGGCCAACCTGCACCTGCAGACGACGTCGGGCGGGAGCCGGTCCGCGGTGGTGTTCGGCGTGACGTACGACAACGATCCGAACGACCAGCTGGCCAAGCTCGTCGCCGCGGTGGGCAAGGACCCGAGCGGAACGTCGATCAGGCGCAACCGCAAGCTCGGCCCGCTCGGTGGCTCGGACCGGGTGACGTTCTTCGCCGGCAGCGACGTGCTGAAGGCACCGATCCCCGCGGCCGGCATCGACGCCGTGCTCGCGGTCGTCAACCGGGCCGTTGCCGCGAAGCTGCAGGCCGACGCGATCTTCGACCCGCTCGGAGGAGCTGCCGGACGCGTCGGGGCGGACGCGACCGCGTTCCCGTGGCGGTCGGCGTTCGCGACGATCCAGTGGTACGCCGAGCGGGGCCGCACGACCACGGCCGCAGCGGAGAAGTGGGTGAGCGACAGCCATGCCTCGGTGCGCGCGTCGTCGGCCGGCGCGTACGTCAACTACCTCGAGCCGTCGCGACCGGGCGCCCACCCGTACTTCGGGACGCACCTGAAGCGGCTGCGGGCGGTGAAGGCGAAGTACGACCCGGGCAACGTGTTCCGCCCGGGCTACGTACTCTGA
- a CDS encoding shikimate dehydrogenase, producing the protein MVPRQQRAMLSSTQHHCAVLGKPIAHSLSPVLHRTAYAELGLDWTYSVHEVDEAGLAAFVDGVDASWRGLSLTMPLKRAAIPLCDEVDEVARTVTAVNTLLLDENGRRRGTNTDVPGMVAALRERGVDAVESALLLGVGATACSAVAALASLGARTVMAVARNAATAGELRAVAERCGVEVALVSFDDLGSLDAADVAVSTVPDAASAVVADTVVKRVGTIFEVLYDPWPTVLAAAGEQAGRTVVGGFDLLVHQAALQVELMTERTPAPLAAMRSSGVAALRARWGK; encoded by the coding sequence ATGGTGCCGAGACAACAGCGGGCGATGCTGAGCTCCACGCAGCATCACTGCGCTGTCCTGGGCAAGCCGATCGCGCACTCGTTGTCGCCCGTGCTGCATCGCACGGCGTACGCGGAGCTCGGGCTGGACTGGACGTACTCGGTGCACGAGGTGGACGAGGCCGGGCTCGCCGCGTTCGTCGACGGGGTGGACGCCTCGTGGCGCGGGCTGTCGCTGACGATGCCGTTGAAGCGCGCGGCGATCCCGTTGTGCGACGAGGTGGACGAGGTCGCGCGTACGGTCACCGCGGTCAACACGCTGCTGCTCGACGAGAACGGCCGGCGGCGCGGTACCAACACCGACGTCCCGGGCATGGTGGCGGCGTTGCGCGAACGCGGTGTCGACGCGGTCGAGTCCGCGCTGCTGTTGGGCGTCGGTGCGACGGCCTGCTCCGCGGTCGCCGCGCTCGCGTCGCTTGGCGCCAGGACGGTGATGGCGGTCGCGCGGAACGCCGCGACCGCGGGCGAGCTGCGGGCGGTCGCGGAACGCTGCGGCGTCGAGGTCGCGCTTGTGTCGTTCGACGACCTCGGCTCGCTCGACGCCGCGGACGTCGCCGTGTCGACCGTTCCCGACGCCGCGTCGGCCGTCGTCGCCGACACCGTCGTGAAGCGCGTGGGCACGATCTTCGAGGTGCTGTACGACCCGTGGCCGACGGTGCTCGCGGCAGCGGGGGAGCAGGCCGGCCGGACCGTCGTCGGCGGCTTCGATCTGCTCGTACACCAGGCGGCGTTGCAGGTCGAGCTGATGACGGAACGTACGCCCGCGCCGCTCGCCGCGATGCGTTCCAGCGGTGTCGCGGCGTTGCGAGCAAGATGGGGTAAGTGA